From Scomber scombrus chromosome 21, fScoSco1.1, whole genome shotgun sequence, one genomic window encodes:
- the acsl5 gene encoding long-chain-fatty-acid--CoA ligase 5, whose protein sequence is MSCHSSCVTLQSRGRGSAVHTHATHLPVNWEQGGSPQRTNGSTLCTMEFLFQLLFSPLPTPAIISLFALAAATLFYIKSRPSPLRTPTDLNSQTTGIKDGARKAAFLDNNNLVSYHHDNAQTIYEVFQRGLKVSGNGPCLGYRKQGKPYQWLKYRQVSDRAEHLGSGLLHKGLMPQQDTFIGIFAQNRPEWIIGELACYTYSMVAVPLYDTLGPEALVFIIDQAEISTVLCDNQSKVETLLQNREKGQTPVLKIIIVMDPFNSELVERGTKCGVDVVSIQDVEALGKSNHQKPIPPKPEDLSIVCFTSGTTGNPKGAMLTHENVVSDAAGVIKTFETAVVPSTQDISISFLPLAHMFERVVQIVMYGAGAKVGFFQGDIRLLPDDMKTLQPTIFPVVPRLLNRVYDKVQSGAQTGFKKWLLNFAVERKFAEVKEGIIRNNSIWDKLIFHKVQESLGGRVRVMVTGAAPISPSVLNFLRASLGCQIFEAYGQTECTAGCTFTLPGDATSGHVGVPLPCNIVKLVDVEEMNYFASNGEGEVCIKGRNVFKGYLKDPAKTAEALDKDGWLHTGDIGKWLPSGVLKIIDRKKNIFKLAQGEYIAPEKIENVYVRSGPVAQVFVHGDSLQSCLVAIVVPDPEVLPGLAKSLSCQGSIEDLCKNMAIKKAILSDLTKLGKEAGLKSFEQVKDIYLHPEQFTIENGLLTPTLKAKRNELKTLFQPQIDNLYAKIQ, encoded by the exons atgagttgtCATTCTTCATGTGTCACCCttcagagcagaggaagaggatctgctgtgcacacacacgccACACACCTGCCTGTCAACTGGGAGCAGGGTGGATCACCTCAGAGGACCAACGGCAG CACACTTTGCACCATGGAATTCCTTTTCCAGTTGCTCTTCTCCCCTCTCCCGACCCCGGCCATCATCTCCCTGTTTGCTCTGGCAGCTGCGACCCTGTTTTACATAAAGTCACGGCCCAGTCCCCTTCGGACCCCCACTGACCTCAACAGCCAAACTACAGGTATCAAG GATGGAGCAAGGAAAGCTGCGTTTCTTGATAACAACAACCTGGTGTCTTATCACCATGACAACGCGCAGACCATCTATGAAGTTTTCCAAAGGGGTCTGAAAGTTTCAG GTAACGGACCATGCTTGGGCTACAGAAAACAAGGAAAGCCTTACCAGTGGCTGAAGTACAGACAG GTGTCTGACAGAGCGGAGCACCTGGGGTCAGGGCTCCTCCATAAGGGTTTGATGCCACAACAGGACACTTTTATTGGCATCTTTGCTCAGAATAGACCCGAG TGGATTATTGGTGAACTGGCATGTTACACCTACTCCATGGTAGCAGTTCCCCTGTACGACACCCTGGGTCCTGAGGCTCTTGTGTTCATTATTGACCAAG CGGAGATCTCCACTGTGCTTTGTGACAATCAAAGCAAAGTAGAAACACTGCTGCAGAACCGGGAGAAAGGCCAGACTCCGGTTCTCAAAATTATCATCGTCATGGACCCTTTCAACTCCGAGTTGGTCGAGCGAGGAACAAAGTGTGGCGTGGACGTTGTGTCCATACAGGATGTGGAG GCTCTGGGGAAAAGTAACCATCAAAAGCCAATT CCACCAAAGCCTGAGGACCTCAGTATTGTTTGCTTCACCAGTGGCACGACAG GAAACCCCAAGGGAGCGATGCTGACCCATGAGAATGTGGTCTCTGATGCTGCAGGTGTAATCAAAACctttgag ACGGCAGTTGTTCCAAGTACCCAGGATATCAGCATTTCATTCCTGCCTTTAGCGCACATGTTTGAGAGAGTTGTACAG ATCGTGATGTATGGTGCTGGTGCTAAGGTGGGGTTCTTCCAGGGGGACATCAGACTTCTGCCAGATGACATGAAAACCCTGCAGCCCACCATTTTCCCTGTGGTGCCTCGACTTCTCAACCGTGTCTATGACAAA GTTCAGAGTGGAGCCCAGACAGGTTTCAAGAAATGGCTGCTGAACTTTGCTGTGGAGAGGAAATTTGCAGAAGTGAAGGAGGGCATCATCAGGAACAACAGCATATGGGACAAGCTGATCTTCCACAAAGTCCAG gagTCCCTGGGAGGACGTGTGCGGGTCATGGTGACCGGAGCAGCGcccatctctccctctgttcTCAACTTCCTCAGAGCTTCCCTGGGTTGCCAG ATCTTTGAAGCATATGGTCAGACAGAGTGCACAGCCGGCTGTACCTTCACCTTGCCTGGAGATGCCACCTCAG GACATGTTGGCGTACCTCTGCCTTGCAACATTGTGAAGTTAGTGGATGTTGAGGAAATGAACTATTTCGCATCAAATGGTGAAGGAGAG GTCTGTATCAAGGGTAGAAATGTGTTCAAAGGGTACTTGAAAGACCCCGCGAAGACTGCAGAGGCCTTGGATAAAGACGGTTGGCTCCACACTGGGGATATTGGAAAATGGCTGCCG AGTGGAGTCCTGAAGATTATTGATCGAAAGAAGAATATCTTCAAGCTGGCTCAAGGGGAATACATAGCACCAGAGAAGATTGAGAATGTCTACGTACGAAGTGGACCTGTTGCCCAAGTATTTGTGCATGGAGATAGTCTACAG TCCTGCCTAGTTGCAATCGTAGTCCCTGACCCTGAGGTCCTGCCAGGTCTTGCCAAGAGTCTGAGCTGCCAAGGCTCCATTGAGGATCTCTGCAAAAATATG GCAATTAAGAAGGCCATTCTTTCCGACTTGACCAAACTGGGCAAAGAAGCAGGACTTAAGTCTTTTGAGCAG GTGAAAGACATATACCTCCACCCAGAGCAGTTCACCATTGAGAACGGTCTGCTTACTCCCACACTCAAAGCCAAGAGGAACGAGCTCAAAACTCTTTTCCAGCCACAAATTGACAACCTTTATGCCAAAATCCAATAA